From Thermococcus sp., the proteins below share one genomic window:
- a CDS encoding ubiquitin-like small modifier protein 1 — protein sequence MRITVRYFARYRSLVGKDEEELEVPRGITVGELVELLKKRHSVLRNEVFAEEDDLADVHVSKNGRYVGFDDVLREGDKVAIFPPVSGG from the coding sequence GTGAGGATTACCGTTAGGTACTTCGCCCGGTACCGCTCGCTCGTTGGCAAGGATGAAGAGGAGCTTGAGGTTCCCAGGGGGATTACGGTGGGAGAGCTGGTTGAGCTCCTGAAGAAGAGACATTCCGTTCTGAGAAACGAGGTCTTCGCCGAGGAGGACGACCTCGCGGATGTGCATGTTTCGAAGAACGGCCGCTACGTGGGCTTTGATGATGTTCTCAGGGAGGGGGACAAGGTTGCCATATTTCCCCCGGTGAGCGGTGGTTGA
- a CDS encoding ThiF family adenylyltransferase, producing MLGGRELERYDRQILIFGRDGQEKLKNSKVAVVGVGGIGSPAAYYLAAAGVGTLLLVDNQKPELSNLNRQLLHWEEDVGKISKAESARWKLERFNSDIVVETFAGELNVDNIEEVLEGVDVIVDCLDNFKTRYLLDDYAHQKMVPLVHGAVEGTFGQVTTIVPRITKSLREIFPDMKETGDGFPVLGATAGVVGSLQAMEVIKLLTGLGEPLLNKLLLIDLAFNTFEVVELR from the coding sequence ATGCTGGGCGGGAGGGAACTTGAAAGGTATGACCGGCAGATACTGATCTTTGGAAGGGATGGGCAGGAGAAGCTGAAGAACTCCAAGGTCGCCGTTGTGGGTGTGGGAGGTATCGGCAGCCCTGCCGCGTACTATCTGGCCGCCGCCGGCGTTGGCACGCTCCTCCTCGTGGACAACCAGAAACCCGAACTCAGCAACCTCAACAGGCAGCTTCTTCATTGGGAGGAGGACGTCGGGAAAATCTCGAAGGCTGAATCGGCCCGCTGGAAGCTCGAGCGATTCAACAGCGATATCGTTGTGGAGACCTTCGCCGGGGAGCTCAACGTGGACAACATCGAGGAGGTGCTCGAGGGGGTCGATGTGATAGTTGACTGCCTGGACAACTTTAAAACGCGCTACCTCCTTGATGATTACGCCCACCAAAAGATGGTTCCGCTGGTTCACGGTGCGGTTGAGGGTACTTTCGGTCAGGTCACCACGATAGTCCCCAGAATCACGAAGAGCCTCAGGGAAATATTCCCCGACATGAAAGAAACTGGGGATGGCTTCCCCGTGCTTGGGGCAACCGCCGGGGTTGTGGGTTCCCTTCAAGCCATGGAGGTTATAAAGCTCTTGACTGGACTGGGGGAGCCCCTTCTGAACAAGCTTCTTCTCATTGACTTGGCATTTAACACCTTTGAGGTCGTGGAGCTCCGTTAG
- a CDS encoding molybdenum cofactor biosynthesis protein MoaE — MKVRLTRERFDLMEALELIAVPQAGGYVFFLGRVRSEGHGRKVLKLVYEAYPEMAELEMIRIREEALKRFSILDMVIWHRYGELPVGEDTILIVASARHRRDAFAACEWAIDEVKRRVPVWKREFTDEGVFWIEGERAIPEK; from the coding sequence ATGAAGGTCCGGTTGACGAGGGAGCGCTTTGACCTGATGGAGGCGCTGGAGCTGATAGCTGTGCCCCAAGCGGGTGGATACGTTTTCTTCCTTGGGAGGGTCCGCAGTGAGGGCCACGGGAGGAAGGTTCTGAAGCTCGTGTACGAGGCTTACCCTGAGATGGCGGAGCTGGAAATGATCAGAATAAGGGAAGAGGCCCTCAAACGCTTTTCCATCCTGGACATGGTGATCTGGCATCGCTACGGGGAACTTCCCGTTGGTGAGGATACGATACTCATCGTTGCCTCCGCCAGACATCGGCGGGATGCTTTTGCTGCGTGTGAATGGGCAATAGACGAGGTCAAGCGCCGCGTTCCTGTGTGGAAGCGTGAATTTACGGATGAGGGCGTGTTCTGGATAGAGGGCGAGCGGGCAATTCCCGAAAAGTGA
- a CDS encoding SPASM domain-containing protein: MEEVVYGAGGVVEGTSHPHIVSVSKPPWSNREHYGRLERLIVQLGAGKGRFSEATGIPRSIGCIGNNRFVLHREPMSVERLRELLFEFSHLRGRELWLTNYDNVEYLMAMASYALELEIPAVYAVLRLEDIYKVRPIGGVRFIVEFEYSPERFEEIERIDWLYGALILATASQYEEIRNLRTTFQGEVYVDVLYPGSLRKVDFNLIELRRTLNLSNETYHDCLAGTVALTADGYFLPCPLLRNYIVADAKEESLKRALRKKRLKSFWKLTRDSLNECKTCPFKYLCHDCRALEYQATGDIHGVEYCQLEL; this comes from the coding sequence ATGGAAGAGGTAGTGTACGGTGCTGGTGGGGTCGTTGAGGGGACCTCTCATCCTCACATAGTTTCGGTTTCTAAGCCTCCCTGGAGCAACAGGGAGCACTATGGAAGGTTGGAACGGTTGATAGTCCAACTGGGGGCTGGAAAAGGAAGATTCTCAGAAGCTACCGGTATTCCCCGCTCCATTGGATGCATAGGGAACAACCGGTTCGTCCTGCACAGGGAGCCAATGAGCGTGGAGCGCCTCCGAGAGCTACTGTTTGAGTTCTCCCATCTCCGCGGAAGGGAGCTGTGGCTGACGAACTACGACAACGTTGAGTACCTGATGGCGATGGCTTCCTACGCACTTGAACTGGAGATTCCCGCCGTTTACGCGGTTCTGCGTCTGGAAGACATCTATAAAGTTCGCCCCATCGGGGGGGTGCGTTTTATAGTGGAGTTTGAGTACTCACCCGAGAGATTTGAAGAGATCGAACGCATAGACTGGCTCTACGGGGCCCTCATCCTGGCCACGGCTTCTCAATACGAGGAGATACGCAACCTCCGGACGACGTTTCAGGGGGAGGTGTACGTGGACGTTCTGTACCCCGGATCCCTTAGAAAGGTCGATTTCAACCTGATTGAGCTTAGAAGAACACTGAACCTCAGCAATGAGACGTATCACGACTGCCTTGCCGGAACTGTGGCACTTACGGCGGACGGCTACTTCCTGCCCTGTCCCCTTCTGAGGAACTACATAGTTGCCGATGCGAAGGAAGAGAGTTTAAAACGGGCCCTGCGGAAAAAACGCCTTAAATCCTTCTGGAAGCTTACGAGGGACAGCCTCAATGAGTGCAAAACATGCCCATTCAAGTACCTCTGCCACGACTGCCGTGCCCTTGAGTACCAAGCGACGGGGGACATCCACGGCGTTGAGTACTGTCAGCTAGAACTCTAA
- a CDS encoding Lrp/AsnC family transcriptional regulator → MGEPSVKELEFLVELLQKHPLDSLRRISKEENVDYYKLKRLYDKYYGVGKQVQVNALYNIRRIGLDSVLAFLSIPREKLVEVNYRLAANPFVAYSNPAFGFKNGLTMIISVPVDQLDRVDELLSRYSNDYEYYRVRGYPNPKKETFGEWDLSHDYARLMDMLKVDARTPMTEVARRLGKSRPTVKYMINRLREEGILKGFDANLDMNIHDRGVIGISKGLNDRVLERFNDYEINIGVLLGYGYFIEWYFSSSEDLGTKILEFSNYVEKLLIQYFTPAFNEINTKKGMRRYTDMVRKDGKGYRSILEF, encoded by the coding sequence ATGGGAGAACCATCTGTGAAAGAGCTTGAATTTCTCGTGGAACTCCTGCAGAAACACCCCCTGGATAGCCTCAGGAGGATATCCAAGGAAGAAAACGTTGATTACTACAAGCTCAAGCGACTTTACGACAAGTACTACGGGGTCGGCAAGCAGGTGCAGGTCAACGCCCTCTACAACATAAGGCGGATCGGCCTCGACAGCGTGCTCGCATTCCTGAGCATTCCCAGGGAGAAGCTGGTGGAGGTGAACTACAGACTCGCGGCCAACCCGTTTGTGGCTTACTCAAACCCAGCATTCGGTTTTAAGAACGGGCTAACCATGATAATCTCAGTCCCCGTGGACCAACTGGACAGGGTTGATGAACTCCTGTCAAGGTATTCGAACGATTACGAATACTACAGGGTCAGAGGCTACCCTAACCCAAAGAAAGAAACGTTTGGGGAGTGGGACCTGAGTCACGATTACGCCCGTTTGATGGACATGCTTAAGGTTGACGCGAGAACCCCCATGACGGAGGTCGCGAGAAGGCTCGGAAAGAGCAGGCCAACGGTCAAGTACATGATAAACCGGCTGAGGGAGGAGGGCATACTCAAAGGATTCGACGCGAACCTGGACATGAACATACATGACAGGGGGGTCATAGGAATCTCGAAAGGACTCAATGACCGAGTGCTGGAGAGATTCAATGACTACGAGATAAACATCGGTGTTCTGCTGGGCTACGGGTACTTCATAGAATGGTATTTTTCGTCGAGCGAGGACCTGGGCACGAAGATACTGGAGTTCAGCAACTACGTTGAAAAGCTTCTCATACAGTACTTCACCCCGGCCTTCAACGAGATCAACACCAAGAAGGGAATGAGGAGGTACACGGACATGGTCAGAAAAGATGGAAAGGGCTACCGTTCGATATTAGAGTTCTAG
- a CDS encoding adenosine-specific kinase, with protein MVKIEVVDVDKPEGVEAVIGQGNFSVFTVDDLAKTLLTAVPGIKFGVAMNEAKPQLTRFTGNDAELEGLAAKNALKIGAGHVFVILMKNAFPINVLNAIKAHPAVVMVYGASENPLQVIVAETELGRSVLGIVDGKAAKNVETEEQRRERRELVERIGYRID; from the coding sequence ATGGTGAAGATCGAGGTCGTTGATGTTGATAAACCGGAGGGCGTTGAGGCTGTCATCGGTCAGGGAAACTTCTCCGTGTTCACCGTGGACGACCTTGCCAAGACCCTTCTGACCGCAGTCCCCGGCATAAAGTTCGGTGTGGCTATGAACGAGGCCAAACCCCAGCTGACGAGGTTCACCGGAAACGACGCTGAGCTTGAAGGGCTGGCGGCAAAGAACGCACTTAAGATAGGCGCGGGTCATGTCTTTGTAATCCTCATGAAAAACGCCTTCCCGATCAACGTTCTGAACGCGATTAAGGCGCACCCTGCGGTGGTCATGGTTTACGGGGCCAGTGAGAACCCCCTGCAGGTGATAGTTGCCGAGACTGAACTTGGCAGGAGCGTCCTTGGAATCGTCGATGGCAAGGCCGCGAAGAATGTGGAGACCGAGGAACAGAGGAGGGAGCGCAGGGAGCTGGTTGAAAGAATAGGCTACAGGATAGACTGA
- a CDS encoding XTP/dITP diphosphatase, with protein sequence MRLAFITSNPGKVEEARKYFRSLGIKVYQLRVDYPEIQADTLEEVAEYGVRWLAERIDGRFFLDDSGLFIEALWGFPGVYSAYVYKTLGIDGILKLLDGLADRRAHFESVVAYWDGELHLFSGRVDGEITTERHGSGGFGFDPVFKPTGFERTFAEMTTEEKNKISHRGQALKAFSEWLKENLK encoded by the coding sequence ATGAGGCTTGCGTTCATAACTTCTAACCCTGGTAAGGTGGAGGAGGCGAGGAAGTACTTTAGGTCCTTGGGAATCAAGGTTTATCAGCTCAGGGTGGACTATCCTGAGATACAGGCGGACACCCTTGAAGAGGTCGCAGAGTACGGTGTCCGATGGCTGGCCGAACGCATTGATGGACGCTTCTTCCTCGATGATTCCGGGCTTTTTATCGAGGCCCTTTGGGGCTTCCCTGGGGTCTACTCGGCCTACGTTTACAAAACCCTCGGTATCGATGGAATACTCAAGTTGCTGGATGGGCTTGCCGACAGGAGGGCGCACTTCGAGAGCGTGGTGGCTTACTGGGACGGGGAACTCCACCTCTTCTCCGGCAGGGTCGATGGCGAGATAACCACGGAGAGGCACGGAAGCGGCGGCTTCGGCTTCGATCCGGTGTTCAAACCGACGGGCTTTGAGAGGACTTTCGCCGAAATGACAACCGAGGAGAAGAACAAGATATCTCACCGCGGGCAGGCCTTAAAGGCCTTCTCAGAGTGGCTAAAGGAAAACCTTAAATAA
- a CDS encoding Lrp/AsnC family transcriptional regulator, which yields MGFSLDGTDMRLLRELKENARENIASLSKKLGIPRTTVHYRIKKLVDEGIIEKFTVKPNYKKLDLGTTAFILARYDPESGLNQREVAQRIAALGGVYEVHIIAGEWDLLIKVRAPSSEEVGRIVVDRLREVRGIGQTVTMVSFVTVKEEL from the coding sequence ATGGGTTTCTCGCTTGATGGAACCGATATGCGGTTGCTGAGGGAGCTTAAGGAAAACGCAAGGGAGAACATAGCCTCATTGAGCAAGAAACTGGGAATCCCGAGGACCACGGTTCACTACCGCATCAAGAAGCTTGTTGATGAGGGTATAATAGAGAAGTTCACCGTGAAGCCCAACTACAAAAAGCTGGATCTTGGAACCACGGCCTTCATCCTCGCCAGGTACGACCCCGAGTCCGGTCTGAACCAGCGCGAGGTGGCCCAGCGTATAGCGGCCCTTGGCGGCGTCTATGAGGTTCACATCATAGCTGGCGAGTGGGATCTTCTTATAAAAGTCCGCGCCCCGAGCTCCGAGGAGGTTGGCAGGATAGTCGTTGACAGGCTCAGGGAAGTCAGGGGGATTGGTCAGACGGTTACGATGGTCTCCTTCGTCACTGTCAAGGAGGAGCTTTGA
- a CDS encoding radical SAM protein → MAGRQKLKIYIPGPKFPSISLTGNYCTLNCAHCGKHYLESMMKPERGDLLNYCLNLAREGYLGCLLSGGMDGRLKVPIDSHAGEIKEIKRRTNLKLNAHVGFIDESDLKWVKYVDAVSLDFVGDDDVIKRVYRIDRTVRDYLRILDLLTDAGVRVAPHITIGLDFGRIGWEFKAIDMLVGYPIDVLVLDVLIPTRGTEMENVPRPSVVESLKVVEYARERFGGELSIGCMRPTGRWRLEFDRGAVLAGVDRLTNPPRKVIEWAKTIRDVEIIYECCVM, encoded by the coding sequence ATGGCCGGAAGACAGAAACTGAAGATCTACATACCTGGGCCGAAGTTCCCCTCAATATCACTCACCGGAAACTACTGCACCCTCAACTGCGCCCACTGTGGGAAGCATTACCTTGAAAGCATGATGAAGCCTGAGCGGGGAGACCTGCTGAACTACTGCCTGAACCTCGCCAGAGAGGGTTACCTCGGCTGTCTCCTCAGTGGCGGGATGGACGGCAGGCTCAAGGTTCCCATCGACTCCCACGCCGGAGAGATAAAGGAGATAAAGAGAAGGACGAACCTGAAGCTCAACGCCCACGTGGGATTCATAGACGAGAGTGATTTGAAGTGGGTTAAATACGTCGACGCAGTTTCCCTCGACTTCGTTGGCGACGATGACGTGATAAAACGCGTGTACAGGATAGACAGAACCGTGAGGGATTACCTAAGAATCCTCGACCTGCTCACCGATGCTGGAGTGAGGGTTGCGCCCCATATAACGATAGGTCTCGACTTCGGGAGGATAGGCTGGGAGTTCAAAGCCATTGACATGCTGGTAGGATATCCCATAGACGTCCTCGTACTTGACGTGCTCATCCCGACGAGGGGGACGGAAATGGAGAACGTCCCGAGGCCAAGCGTCGTGGAGAGCCTGAAGGTCGTTGAATACGCCCGCGAGAGGTTTGGGGGTGAACTGAGTATAGGGTGCATGCGGCCGACTGGAAGATGGCGCCTTGAGTTCGATAGGGGGGCGGTTCTGGCGGGAGTTGACAGGCTGACGAACCCGCCGCGAAAAGTTATTGAATGGGCGAAAACTATAAGGGATGTTGAGATAATCTACGAGTGCTGCGTCATGTAG
- a CDS encoding MMPL family transporter — translation MAWNNWIARHGKLVLVIWLLIIVVSIPLAVKLNSITQYGMDQMLPKHIESVEVQEIVTKNFTGAGSENTTYLILTNVKVNDVRSREAYEAFKERVDGRYAHNVTSYYDVMDMLRNMSHEVALNVTRMTANVSGMLYSIAVKTNESYGKALSQTYALANTTEAMKESLLATAQGYLALRRNLTILYTRMNNLSLALNETDHAYVMLHQNLTETSTLLRNINASITGTNAALYSLNESYGRTFIGVIAVHKALLDIGAYDRGTLSQEEASTIASQTGTTEEFVFAVFNTLYPIYSQGGSGSITDGVLAETTEKLILNGTGESQRWMAGLYGEEFISRVQAFDAEKGSNFVLQGLQPAELEGVVSGMATAALRSLPEAIAESNTTLKVPGMGEVDPETMSLLVNASISLGKNPKADAVESTTVNFAMAFLREKNPNSPVIRSPRAAEVLTTLLREGPTRELESSLLIEALEKEVPQELEKAVPLMVSTILNGDPLAEGLISNNPGALENATVDVISKLSPPSTPKSLLKAVYESHGGSRELDGIAKDTLREGLIGKLAGKVVNPEAVAGLVVDEATSNPDGIISGENLENATVSVVLALIPGNVKGPQTAETVRALYSGESPKTLAEETFLNATMEKISGTLPPGTPEEVKEAVVRIVKEVVRGYPLDEGRLDAMVKAEVGRIIQPYVKRGVGGVKFNVNTTRLVDLAFTFRDNPNALTVSDVRPIAEQIYPSIYRTARSYIEAFKSNDNTTMLITFVPIGKTAPGQDQYKYLAGNATIVKGIAIEEFKKYYPNVTGALGGNPMELHEMFALGQKDNERTTRASVLGALIILFILMGAALLATLLPFTGVATASLTALGLTYLAAKGGITDVGSWARMITITTSLGLGIDYSTYYLHRFKEYLAEGYTHEKAVSEALKRSKDAVLASAFTDIIAFASFTLAYEFPMFQQMGIIAPLAVVTVLIASLTFIPAITALVGDKAAFWWPRHLRFISPDVHERSRIAEWVTKHAKVVLLVGLLIAVPATYTFFHFNGSHDMTLFLPENSETYHFLQLSQEKFGAAVSSPYYIVLEFNGPISDSDLKTIQKISLGVSKFSGVTTVYSPTMPYGEPVSNLSLRNIESLGGSRYISKDGRTVLIQVSGRYSPDSNEAKALVKDLRDYVKGFTEKGGEIRKAMVGGSAALSMDLSDKINNIFWHRILPVALLLMFLSLIPTLRGMPAVLSTMATIFLGVMTSIWVSTWLFEKIFGQEVMWFLPLMVFVVLMGVGIDYNSFYLVKARDEFERRSAVESLIVAAGTMDTLVIGLAAVLATTYGSLMLSGTWGTREMGFALAFGVLLTAIMAVYFIGPAMMSLFGDKAWWPLFRRRKD, via the coding sequence ATGGCCTGGAACAACTGGATCGCGCGCCACGGGAAGCTCGTTCTCGTGATATGGCTGTTGATAATCGTGGTATCGATACCCCTGGCCGTAAAGCTCAACAGCATAACCCAGTACGGGATGGATCAGATGCTTCCAAAGCACATAGAGTCCGTGGAAGTCCAGGAGATTGTCACGAAGAACTTCACCGGGGCCGGAAGTGAGAACACGACTTACTTGATACTCACCAATGTGAAGGTTAACGACGTCAGAAGCAGGGAGGCCTACGAGGCCTTCAAGGAGCGGGTCGACGGGAGGTACGCCCACAACGTTACCTCCTACTACGACGTGATGGACATGCTGCGGAACATGAGCCATGAGGTCGCCCTCAACGTCACCAGGATGACCGCCAACGTCAGCGGGATGCTCTACTCGATCGCGGTTAAGACCAACGAGAGCTATGGAAAGGCCCTCTCTCAGACCTACGCCCTGGCCAACACAACGGAGGCCATGAAGGAGAGCCTCCTGGCAACCGCCCAGGGATACCTTGCCCTCAGGAGAAACCTCACCATCCTGTACACCCGGATGAACAACCTGAGCCTCGCCCTCAACGAGACAGACCACGCCTATGTGATGCTGCACCAAAACCTCACAGAGACGAGCACCCTTTTAAGGAACATAAACGCAAGCATAACCGGGACCAACGCCGCCCTCTACTCCCTGAACGAGAGCTATGGAAGAACTTTCATCGGAGTCATAGCGGTCCATAAAGCGCTCTTAGACATAGGTGCCTACGACCGGGGGACGCTCAGCCAGGAAGAGGCCAGCACCATAGCCTCACAAACGGGGACCACCGAAGAATTCGTCTTCGCGGTCTTCAACACCCTCTATCCGATATACTCTCAGGGTGGGAGCGGCAGCATAACCGACGGTGTTCTAGCCGAGACCACCGAAAAGCTCATCCTGAACGGAACCGGCGAGAGTCAAAGGTGGATGGCCGGGCTGTACGGGGAAGAATTCATCTCGAGGGTTCAGGCCTTCGACGCAGAAAAGGGCTCAAATTTCGTCCTCCAGGGGCTTCAGCCGGCCGAACTTGAGGGGGTGGTCTCCGGAATGGCCACCGCCGCACTCCGCTCTCTCCCGGAGGCGATAGCGGAGAGCAACACGACGCTCAAGGTTCCAGGAATGGGTGAAGTCGATCCGGAGACCATGTCCCTGCTCGTCAACGCATCCATCTCCCTGGGGAAGAACCCGAAGGCTGACGCCGTCGAATCCACGACGGTCAACTTCGCCATGGCCTTCCTCAGAGAGAAAAACCCGAACAGTCCAGTGATCAGGAGTCCAAGGGCGGCGGAGGTACTTACGACCCTTCTCAGGGAGGGACCGACCCGGGAGCTGGAAAGCTCCCTTTTAATAGAGGCTCTAGAGAAGGAAGTTCCCCAGGAGCTCGAAAAAGCCGTTCCGCTGATGGTGAGCACGATCCTGAACGGCGACCCCCTCGCAGAGGGGCTCATCTCCAACAACCCTGGCGCCCTTGAGAACGCGACCGTGGATGTAATCTCAAAGCTCAGTCCTCCAAGCACCCCAAAGAGCCTTCTAAAGGCCGTTTACGAGAGCCACGGGGGGAGTAGAGAGCTCGACGGGATAGCAAAGGACACACTCAGGGAGGGCCTCATAGGAAAGCTGGCCGGAAAGGTAGTGAACCCTGAAGCCGTTGCAGGACTTGTCGTTGATGAGGCAACGTCGAATCCCGACGGGATAATAAGCGGGGAGAACCTTGAAAACGCCACGGTTAGTGTCGTCCTGGCACTCATCCCTGGGAACGTCAAAGGACCTCAAACCGCGGAAACGGTAAGGGCACTCTACAGCGGGGAAAGCCCAAAGACCTTGGCGGAGGAGACGTTCCTCAACGCCACCATGGAGAAGATAAGCGGGACCCTCCCCCCCGGAACCCCGGAGGAAGTTAAAGAGGCCGTTGTGAGGATAGTCAAGGAGGTCGTCAGAGGGTACCCCCTGGATGAGGGGAGGCTCGATGCCATGGTGAAGGCGGAAGTTGGGAGGATAATCCAGCCCTACGTCAAGAGAGGTGTGGGTGGTGTAAAGTTCAACGTGAACACTACCCGGCTGGTTGACCTGGCCTTCACGTTCAGGGACAATCCAAACGCCCTCACTGTGAGTGACGTTAGGCCAATAGCAGAGCAGATATACCCCAGCATATACAGAACGGCCAGGTCCTATATAGAGGCCTTCAAAAGCAACGACAACACCACCATGCTCATAACCTTCGTCCCCATAGGTAAAACGGCACCGGGTCAGGATCAGTACAAGTACCTGGCCGGAAACGCAACCATCGTCAAGGGGATTGCCATCGAGGAGTTCAAGAAGTACTACCCCAACGTAACCGGGGCCCTCGGAGGCAACCCGATGGAGCTCCACGAGATGTTTGCCCTCGGTCAGAAGGACAACGAAAGGACAACCCGGGCCAGCGTCCTTGGGGCACTGATCATCCTGTTCATCCTGATGGGAGCCGCCCTACTGGCCACCCTGCTGCCGTTCACGGGCGTTGCAACGGCGAGCTTAACCGCGCTTGGGCTGACGTACCTGGCGGCAAAGGGTGGCATCACCGACGTCGGTAGCTGGGCCAGGATGATAACGATAACCACCTCCCTAGGCCTCGGCATCGACTACTCGACCTATTACCTCCACCGCTTCAAGGAGTATCTTGCTGAGGGCTACACCCACGAGAAGGCTGTTTCCGAAGCCCTGAAGCGCTCCAAGGACGCCGTCCTGGCCAGCGCCTTCACAGACATCATTGCCTTCGCATCCTTCACCCTGGCCTACGAGTTCCCGATGTTCCAGCAGATGGGCATAATAGCACCCCTCGCCGTCGTGACCGTGCTGATAGCCAGCCTGACATTCATACCGGCGATAACTGCTCTGGTTGGTGACAAAGCGGCCTTCTGGTGGCCGAGGCATCTTAGGTTCATATCCCCTGATGTTCACGAGAGGAGCAGGATAGCCGAGTGGGTAACCAAACACGCCAAAGTCGTCCTGCTGGTTGGACTGCTGATAGCCGTTCCAGCGACATACACGTTCTTCCACTTCAACGGAAGCCATGACATGACCCTTTTCCTTCCAGAGAACAGCGAGACGTATCACTTCCTCCAGCTCAGCCAGGAGAAGTTCGGGGCGGCCGTGTCGTCACCCTACTACATCGTTCTGGAGTTCAACGGGCCGATAAGTGACTCAGACCTTAAGACGATCCAGAAGATCAGTCTGGGGGTATCAAAGTTCAGCGGGGTCACTACTGTCTACTCACCCACCATGCCATATGGGGAACCTGTCAGCAACCTGAGCCTCAGGAACATAGAATCACTAGGGGGCTCGCGCTATATCTCAAAGGACGGGAGAACTGTGCTGATACAGGTTTCAGGGAGGTACAGCCCGGACAGCAACGAAGCCAAGGCACTCGTCAAGGATCTCAGGGACTACGTCAAGGGCTTCACCGAAAAGGGCGGGGAGATAAGGAAAGCCATGGTCGGTGGGAGCGCAGCGCTTTCAATGGACCTCAGTGACAAGATAAACAACATCTTCTGGCACAGAATCCTGCCGGTTGCCCTGCTGCTAATGTTTCTCTCTCTGATACCGACGCTTAGGGGAATGCCCGCGGTGCTGTCCACTATGGCCACGATATTCCTCGGAGTGATGACCAGCATATGGGTATCGACGTGGCTCTTCGAGAAGATATTCGGACAGGAGGTCATGTGGTTCCTGCCGCTGATGGTCTTCGTCGTGCTCATGGGAGTCGGCATAGACTACAACAGCTTCTACCTGGTGAAGGCCAGGGACGAGTTCGAGCGGCGCTCCGCGGTGGAGTCCTTGATAGTGGCAGCCGGAACCATGGATACCCTCGTGATAGGCCTCGCAGCCGTCCTGGCAACCACCTACGGATCGTTGATGCTCAGCGGTACCTGGGGAACCAGGGAGATGGGCTTTGCCCTCGCCTTCGGCGTGCTGCTAACGGCAATAATGGCGGTCTACTTCATAGGACCCGCCATGATGAGCCTCTTCGGCGATAAGGCCTGGTGGCCGCTCTTCAGAAGAAGGAAGGATTGA
- a CDS encoding PadR family transcriptional regulator: MPKDEAELVRSMFTVPMRNLILLIIGLRGEAHGYEILKEIESIASGIWKPSHGNLYTMLGKMVDKGLVEPHEEYRGKRRLVKYSLTERGWNYLREANELALKSLYTALQYHEMMRKKLEERGYGRELAEEAIDEYLKVLDRVCNILDAKRKALRDMLGRK, translated from the coding sequence ATGCCCAAGGATGAGGCGGAACTCGTGAGGAGTATGTTCACGGTCCCCATGCGCAACTTGATCCTCCTGATAATTGGATTGAGGGGAGAGGCGCACGGCTACGAGATACTGAAGGAGATAGAATCGATAGCGTCAGGAATATGGAAGCCCAGTCACGGGAACCTCTACACCATGCTCGGTAAGATGGTTGACAAGGGCCTTGTTGAGCCCCACGAGGAGTATCGTGGGAAGAGGAGGCTCGTTAAGTACTCCCTGACGGAAAGGGGCTGGAACTACCTCAGAGAGGCCAACGAGCTCGCCCTTAAATCCCTCTACACCGCCCTCCAGTACCATGAGATGATGAGAAAGAAGCTGGAGGAACGCGGCTACGGGCGGGAACTGGCCGAGGAGGCTATAGACGAGTACCTCAAGGTTCTTGACAGGGTCTGCAACATACTGGACGCCAAGAGGAAGGCCCTCAGGGACATGCTTGGAAGGAAGTGA